A stretch of Lactiplantibacillus brownii DNA encodes these proteins:
- the ribF gene encoding riboflavin biosynthesis protein RibF, which yields MQVINLSYPYVASQIPAGAITLALGFFDGVHRGHQRVVATARAAAKATNTKLAVMTFDQHPSVVFQHAEPDHVRYLTTVSQKVSLMAEMGVDILYVLHFDAAVGSMPPQTFVDQLIVGLHATTVVAGFDYTYGPAAIANMQRLNDYGHDRFEIIEVPKAIDGTEKISSTRIRTALDAGAIDEANTLLGYQYETMGTVVHGEARGRTLGFPTANVAHSNNTRVPGIGIYATMVKVENQWVTGMASVGRNVTFGDDRPVTVEIYLLDFSGDIYGQALTIRWGHRMRGEIKFADAAGLVKQLKQDEQATRDYYLTQPFHAQPRLWSVLRAQKEN from the coding sequence ATGCAGGTGATTAATTTAAGTTATCCTTATGTGGCGAGTCAAATTCCAGCTGGGGCGATCACGTTAGCACTCGGCTTTTTTGACGGCGTGCATCGGGGACATCAACGGGTCGTCGCCACCGCGCGAGCCGCAGCTAAAGCCACAAACACGAAATTAGCGGTGATGACGTTTGATCAGCATCCATCCGTCGTTTTTCAACACGCTGAACCAGATCATGTGCGTTATTTGACGACGGTTTCACAAAAGGTGAGCCTCATGGCTGAAATGGGTGTCGACATCCTCTATGTGTTGCATTTTGACGCCGCAGTGGGGTCAATGCCACCGCAAACTTTTGTGGACCAGTTGATTGTTGGGTTACATGCCACGACGGTGGTGGCAGGCTTTGATTATACTTACGGACCCGCGGCGATTGCCAACATGCAGCGATTAAATGATTACGGTCATGATCGTTTTGAGATTATTGAAGTCCCTAAGGCCATTGATGGGACGGAAAAAATCAGCTCGACCCGGATTCGTACTGCGTTGGACGCGGGCGCAATTGATGAGGCGAATACGCTGCTTGGTTACCAGTACGAAACGATGGGAACCGTTGTGCATGGGGAAGCTCGTGGCCGCACGCTCGGCTTTCCAACGGCCAATGTTGCTCATAGCAACAATACCCGTGTCCCTGGAATTGGCATTTATGCCACGATGGTTAAAGTGGAAAATCAGTGGGTGACTGGGATGGCATCCGTGGGGCGCAACGTCACTTTTGGGGATGACCGGCCAGTGACCGTTGAAATTTACTTATTGGATTTTAGTGGTGATATTTATGGTCAGGCGTTAACGATTCGTTGGGGTCACCGGATGCGTGGGGAAATTAAGTTTGCTGATGCGGCGGGCTTAGTGAAACAGCTCAAGCAAGACGAACAGGCCACACGCGACTATTATCTTACGCAGCCATTTCACGCGCAGCCACGGCTTTGGTCCGTGTTACGGGCGCAAAAGGAGAACTAA
- the truB gene encoding tRNA pseudouridine(55) synthase TruB: MPNGILPLYKPRGLTSFDCVAKIRRLYHTRKVGHSGTLDPSVDGVLPICIGNATKVVQFLVASGKQYQGSMTLGFATTTEDLDGDEIERMAIAKPFTTAEIDAALATMTGEITQIPPMFSAVKVNGRRLYDYARHGETVARPERHITIGRFVQRQAATYDAETQTQTIYFTVDCSKGTYVRTLAVDVGKQLGVPAVMSDLTRLKSGGFNLAETITFDQIEAAVAAGTEADLLAPIEKALTQYPQVALTAAQWARVKNGAWLLADEGQQANPDADTILALTYQDRIKCLYSYRTEEQRYKPFKMFSVE; this comes from the coding sequence ATGCCAAACGGAATTTTACCATTATATAAACCACGTGGCTTGACGAGTTTTGACTGCGTGGCTAAAATTAGAAGACTCTATCATACCCGCAAAGTAGGGCATTCAGGGACTCTAGATCCTAGTGTCGACGGGGTATTACCCATTTGTATTGGCAACGCTACCAAAGTCGTGCAGTTTTTGGTGGCTTCTGGCAAACAGTACCAGGGCAGTATGACGTTGGGGTTTGCGACGACCACGGAAGATTTAGACGGCGATGAAATCGAGCGAATGGCCATTGCTAAGCCATTCACGACCGCTGAAATTGATGCGGCCTTAGCCACGATGACGGGCGAGATCACGCAGATTCCACCGATGTTTTCCGCCGTTAAAGTGAATGGTCGTCGGCTATATGATTATGCTCGTCATGGTGAGACCGTGGCCCGACCTGAACGTCACATTACGATTGGTCGTTTTGTCCAACGCCAAGCTGCGACTTATGATGCTGAAACGCAAACGCAGACCATTTATTTTACGGTCGATTGTAGCAAAGGGACTTATGTCCGCACCTTAGCAGTGGATGTGGGCAAACAACTTGGCGTTCCAGCGGTCATGAGTGATTTGACTCGTTTGAAGAGTGGCGGCTTTAACTTAGCTGAGACGATCACGTTTGACCAGATTGAAGCAGCTGTGGCGGCCGGGACGGAAGCTGACTTGTTGGCACCAATTGAGAAAGCTTTAACGCAATATCCGCAGGTCGCACTAACGGCAGCGCAATGGGCGCGGGTTAAAAATGGTGCCTGGTTGTTGGCGGATGAAGGACAGCAAGCCAATCCGGATGCGGACACGATTCTTGCATTGACCTACCAAGACCGCATAAAATGTTTGTATAGTTATCGGACTGAAGAACAACGGTACAAGCCGTTCAAAATGTTCTCAGTTGAATAA
- the rbfA gene encoding 30S ribosome-binding factor RbfA: MAQHYRVGRLEQEIQKEVDDILLKRVRDPRVAESGLTITGVTVTGDLQQATIFYSILSDKASDGEKTAQGLEKAKGLIRSELGSRLSIYKTPELIFERDTSIQYGSRIDELINNLKRHD; encoded by the coding sequence ATGGCACAACATTATCGGGTTGGTCGACTGGAACAAGAGATCCAAAAAGAAGTCGACGACATTCTATTGAAGCGTGTTCGTGATCCACGGGTTGCTGAGTCTGGGTTAACTATTACCGGTGTTACGGTAACGGGTGACTTACAACAAGCCACGATCTTCTACAGCATTTTATCGGACAAAGCGTCTGATGGTGAGAAGACTGCCCAAGGACTTGAAAAGGCTAAGGGGTTAATTCGTAGTGAATTAGGCTCTCGGCTTAGCATTTACAAGACGCCTGAACTGATATTTGAACGGGATACTTCTATTCAATATGGGAGTCGGATCGACGAATTGATCAACAATTTAAAACGCCACGACTAG